Proteins from one Arthrobacter sp. Soc17.1.1.1 genomic window:
- a CDS encoding MarR family winged helix-turn-helix transcriptional regulator, with product MGQSSTAAGHSEPVGENGESTAGASVRQASETWESLFRAQVGVMRRIRQDPVFRELPIGEYDVLFNLSRCPGGWTRLNELNHHLLISQPSLSRMVDRLEARNLVRRRPAEADQRGVELALTDEGRALQRRIGSAHVHRIQDVLAPVLDATEMEQLKALTDKINAGLGQ from the coding sequence ATGGGCCAGTCGAGCACAGCCGCCGGGCACTCGGAGCCGGTTGGCGAGAACGGCGAGAGTACTGCCGGAGCCTCGGTCCGCCAGGCGTCCGAGACCTGGGAGTCACTCTTCCGCGCACAGGTGGGTGTCATGCGCAGGATCCGCCAGGACCCCGTGTTCCGCGAACTGCCGATCGGCGAGTACGACGTCCTCTTCAACCTGAGCCGCTGCCCCGGCGGCTGGACGCGGCTGAACGAACTCAACCACCACCTCCTGATCAGCCAGCCCAGCCTCAGCCGCATGGTCGACCGTCTGGAGGCGAGGAACCTCGTGCGCAGGCGGCCCGCCGAGGCCGACCAGCGAGGCGTCGAACTCGCGCTGACGGACGAGGGAAGGGCTCTTCAGCGACGGATCGGATCGGCCCACGTGCACCGCATCCAGGATGTCCTCGCACCCGTGCTGGATGCGACCGAGATGGAGCAGCTCAAGGCCCTGACGGACAAGATCAACGCGGGCCTCGGTCAGTAG
- a CDS encoding transglutaminase-like domain-containing protein yields MQRTVSADLGATTIAGTEVVLSVAVAAPEAYASVDEQLTVLVDGEPSEVRMRQDRDGSRLHLLTTPRAATVEVHYRATVTGQADPAPRDDVDLVRYVRPSRYCESDRILPTAYSRMPDRRGMDLVQGLRDWVEAELSYVPGSSRFTDGAVDTLLARRGVCRDYAHLLIALLRARDIPARLASVYAPGLSPMDFHAVVEAWVDGAWHLLDATGLAPRAAMLRIATGRDATDTAFVSTVGGALQLTRLVVTATVDALPVDRPHEPLSLR; encoded by the coding sequence ATGCAGCGTACTGTCTCCGCCGACCTCGGTGCCACCACGATCGCCGGGACGGAGGTGGTCCTGTCCGTGGCGGTAGCAGCACCGGAGGCCTACGCATCGGTCGACGAGCAGCTGACCGTGCTGGTGGACGGGGAGCCGTCCGAGGTCCGCATGCGGCAGGACAGGGACGGCAGCCGCCTGCATCTCCTCACCACGCCGCGGGCCGCCACGGTCGAGGTGCACTACAGGGCCACCGTCACCGGGCAGGCGGATCCCGCGCCGCGGGACGACGTCGACCTCGTGCGGTACGTGCGCCCGAGCCGCTATTGTGAGTCCGACCGGATCCTGCCGACCGCGTACAGCCGGATGCCCGATCGCCGGGGCATGGACCTCGTGCAGGGCCTGCGGGACTGGGTGGAGGCGGAGCTGTCCTACGTCCCGGGCTCCTCCCGCTTCACCGACGGTGCGGTGGACACGCTCCTCGCCCGCAGGGGCGTGTGCCGTGACTACGCCCACCTCCTGATCGCACTCCTGCGCGCGCGGGATATCCCCGCGCGCCTGGCCTCCGTGTACGCGCCGGGGCTCAGCCCGATGGACTTCCACGCCGTCGTGGAGGCGTGGGTCGACGGTGCCTGGCACCTGCTGGACGCCACGGGCCTCGCGCCCCGGGCGGCCATGCTGCGCATCGCGACGGGCAGGGACGCCACGGACACGGCGTTCGTCTCGACGGTGGGGGGCGCGCTGCAGCTGACCCGCCTGGTGGTGACCGCGACGGTCGACGCCCTGCCCGTCGACCGGCCGCACGAACCGCTGTCCCTGCGCTGA
- a CDS encoding oxidoreductase, which produces MSDFTADSIGDLTGRRAVITGANSGLGLQTAVALARKGADVVLACRDEQRGRAAEGRVRSLTGSEGVEMRVLDLASLASVRAFAAGLDGPVHLLVNNAGVMATPKATTADGFELQFGTNHLGHFALTGLLLPNLQQAASPRVVTLSSLAHKRGRIDFADLQSERRYRRWSAYGQSKIANLYFMVELDRRARAAGWDLTSVAAHPGLANTNLTAGMQAPVLDAFGGFLRLMGQSDAAGALPTLYAATAPEVRGGDYYGPSGPGETRGAPRLVAPVPRVLDRDIAVRLWNRSVELTGVDYAALQPTV; this is translated from the coding sequence ATGAGCGACTTCACAGCGGACTCGATCGGCGACCTGACGGGCAGGCGCGCGGTCATCACCGGCGCCAACAGCGGGCTGGGGCTGCAGACCGCCGTCGCGCTCGCACGGAAGGGCGCCGACGTCGTCCTCGCATGCCGCGACGAGCAGCGCGGACGGGCGGCCGAAGGACGCGTCCGCTCCCTCACCGGCAGCGAGGGCGTCGAGATGCGCGTGCTGGACCTCGCGAGCCTCGCCTCCGTGCGCGCGTTCGCGGCCGGCCTCGACGGCCCCGTGCACCTCCTCGTGAACAACGCCGGCGTCATGGCGACGCCGAAGGCCACGACGGCGGACGGCTTCGAACTGCAGTTCGGCACCAACCACCTCGGACACTTCGCCCTCACCGGCCTGCTGCTGCCGAACCTCCAGCAGGCGGCCTCCCCCCGCGTCGTCACCCTCTCGAGCCTCGCCCACAAGCGGGGCCGCATCGACTTCGCGGACCTGCAGTCGGAGCGCCGCTACCGCCGCTGGAGCGCCTACGGCCAGAGCAAGATCGCGAACCTCTACTTCATGGTGGAACTCGATCGGCGGGCACGCGCCGCGGGCTGGGACCTCACCTCCGTCGCTGCCCACCCCGGGCTGGCCAACACCAACCTGACCGCGGGCATGCAGGCCCCCGTGCTCGACGCCTTCGGCGGCTTCCTCCGGCTCATGGGCCAGTCCGACGCCGCCGGTGCGTTGCCCACGCTGTACGCGGCGACCGCTCCGGAGGTGCGCGGCGGCGACTACTACGGCCCGTCCGGTCCCGGCGAGACCCGCGGCGCACCCCGCCTCGTCGCCCCCGTGCCCCGCGTGCTCGACCGGGACATCGCGGTGCGGCTCTGGAACCGCAGCGTCGAACTGACCGGCGTCGACTACGCCGCCCTCCAGCCCACAGTGTGA